Below is a genomic region from Rhineura floridana isolate rRhiFlo1 chromosome 5, rRhiFlo1.hap2, whole genome shotgun sequence.
TGCTCCCCTGGGATCCAATCCCAATGAGAATTCCACAGGATAATAGGCTGGCGCAGTAAAAAAATTACAATGTCAGCCTATAGGGACCGCTTTACTCCCTGATAGGCCTGTTCGTGGGAGTCAGTTCTTCCAGTCCAGCTCCCATGtgttgggatggaaagatctgtcagtttcagttctctcagtttctcatttttccaatcttaaattcagttctctacatttctgcagcaatttgcattttttttaaaaaaaatcctcatgaaaattctccaacatttttagtgcaaatttctattgataaacacatttttgtaagcagtcttaacaaaagtacacatttttagcaagccacttctcattatctaatgcattttgcaggttattttaactcatatattcgtttttatgcacgctttcccctcatatatgcatttttgtaaatattgtttagttgacgaactgtatcacaaaattctaataaatgcgaatttctaaggatggctgtgtttcagttctcatactgatttggaaagtgcaaatttgataaattctgcttaaaatgcaaactgtatcctaattctcatccatccctacccgTGCACAGCTCCTAACAGAGGTGATGCTGAACTGGGCTAGTAGCTCCCAAACGGGGAGTGGATGCCACGGAGCTTTCCATCGGCTCTTCCTCCACCGGCCCTTCCTCTGCCGGTCCCCCTCCCACCGGTTCTCCATGTTTTGGATTGGACTTCCAGTGATGTTTGGCACACCTGAGTTAAAGATTTCTTAAGGTTAAGCATCTCATTTATTCCGTGCAGTTTTATAAACATAGAGCTGAATGCTGAATTGATTTCAGATTGTGCTGCTGCAACTCACCCTTGCATGTGCAATGTGGGatccactttttatttttatttacgttttatttatttatttaaggaatttatatcccactttttcacaAAGTCCTCAAGGCACCTTACAAAAACAAttcaatacaaaaatacatcatcaacaataaaaccaagaaaataaaaacagctgCTAAACAGCAAATGAAACAGTAGAATAAAACCAGAGCCAAAATCTAAATAAAAGGATCTTGGATACCAGCAAAAGCACCAAAAGAATGGAGAAACCTTGCCTAGTGCTTCAAAGTTCAAAGGCAGTCGACAAAGATGCTTTGGGACAGAGCTCCAGCTTGGGTCCCACCACAGAAACAGCCATCTCATTTGTAGTCACCCACTTAATTTCCACCGATGAGGTCAATTTTCCATGAGTTAATCCAGTTTTGCTATAATGTTTAAAGGCCCAACACTCCATGAGTGGGAGCCACTTGTACAGGTTCTTCGTATATAATTGTTGTCCAGCCAGGATCAGGAACATCAATCTTGTGATAAGCACCCGCACGACTGGCCCCAATCACTTGGTGCCATGCCTTTAAATGTTACAACTACACCATTGGATGAAACGATGGAAAACTGTTCCCAAGCCACTGCTAAAAGGCATCAAAAACAAAGAGCACCAGTGCATTCCTTTTGAACAACTATTCTTGTTGAAGAGCATACTAAATAGAGTTAGCATGAAGCATACCTTTTTTTCCAGTGAATATTATAATATCTGAGTTTCACCCATCACAAATTATTTAATTGTCACCACCCTCACAAGTCAGGAGAGATTTTATGTTGGGGGTCCTGGAGGCTGAGTCAAATAGTTCCTTTTCCTTATTGCAAGATGACTTCATTTCCTAGCGGAGTTCTATGTGGAAAGGTCTGACATATACAGAGATGTAACCAAGTTTCCCAAACTCACATTGGCTACCAATTTTCATACAGGTTTGGCAACCAACCAACAACAGAGTTCCATGTGGGTCTGGCTATGAGATGGGGGGAAAGGGCCATGCGTTAAAATGCATTTAAGACTGTACCAATCACTAACCCCATTCTGCAGGGCTGACCACCTTCCGTCACCTTTCTTGTGGGAAAACTTAGTGCTAGCTGTCAACATCTGCTATTTATATCTGCAGATCCAATTTTAGCTAGGCCAAgttttttgagttttttttaaagcaaaggatTTTTGGCTTCCCTAAGGCAGAGAAGTTCATATAAAAAGAGTTCTCTGAAGCAGAATGGATGGAATAACCTGCCCACCTTGTCAGCGAGTTTTAAAAACTATTCTTTGCTTGTCAAGATCACTGCTTTGTCTGGAGCAAAGAGTAATGAAGTATGGTGACTCTGTCATCCCTCTCGTTCAGCACATGTGATAGCACAAGTGAAAGGAAGTAATGGCCATGACAACAAGGAAGGGAAAATTTTCCTCCTCTGAAAGAAGGTAACAAAAAGTTTTTATGGCTAGGTGATCTCAAAGACAGAATGTCATAGGGATATGAATTGCAACATTCAGACATGTAGATTCCTACTTTCAAATGAACGGCATTAGTGCACTCAAAGTTGTGTTCTGTTGCCCAACTTACAACAGGACTATTTTGAGGAAGAGAAACTTAAGTATAGGCAAAGTGAAAGAGACCATTGGAGACTGGACTACTAGGTTAAATGAGGTCATCACAGCACAGTGAGTTCATGGTGGATAAGCATAGTTTGAGTGGATGTATGGCCAAAAAGAGActgtgaccacattcacaccatatagccagcatggatttttcccctttcaccatgttaaattgaaaatacccccatgccattctgatacttcccataagctcatttcaaaacaaaatcttacaaaatttataatcctgaacgcagaaacacttgcttaacaaccctctaaatgttcatggcgatacacataacagtcaaagagaatcgagagttcaaagtgtaaaaagagagacacAAAACAGAGCCCCGTTGTACTTTTTTCTgccagtgttctcataatttgttgaaaatgtaaaatcagccatgttcacagagtatctctaatcctattactgaacttgccccatactctgactttcgtcttctgcagtttaaaagttaaaaacatgcctggctgatttttaattaatttaagaaatttaacattaaagtcaatgataagcccgggcatgctcaataacaacaaactgtcagtgttctaaaagccagactcacagctgctgggcttgcctaatcaggggtccacacccatgccaggcgttatttcattttagacagtcatggcttccccccccaaagaattctgggaagtgtagtttgtgaagcgtgctgagaggagactcctattcccctgacagagttccagtggccagagtaacAGTCAGCtggtctgattgaagctctgtgaggggaacagcatGCTCCActaactccacttcccaggattctttggaggaagccataactgtctaaagtgaaataaaggcctggtgtggatgtggccagtgacagcttggtttaaatttgagtgggagactacatgtgcctgctgtagaataaaaaggtgggagaaagccTGCAaatcaatgatactgttcacaatgttttcctttccctctgtccagtgcccacccatccaatctcctcccttcccctccccatcacctccccctcccctccctgccctccttcaacccaccctccctcttgcctctccctgcccctcccccaggtcagtttctcctatcctaagcatgattccacaggagtaaatccctgccctcccctcctcctccctcctatcccctccctcttgccccttccccccttcctttgaccctccctccacctcccttcccccatggttagtttttcctatcttaagcatgcttgcacggaagtaaatcccatggaactcaataagcatgcaaatgatcaaacctgccctcctcctctccccctcctgcctgctcccatccccctcctcccctctgcccttcctcctcccctcccactttccacctactagggttgccaggctcagggcctgagaatgattctgtatctttaagagaagagaaaattcagccaagtgcagcttttcttgcaacactgcaatgggaaaaaccacaaggtgaaattctcccttccccctgcacaacttttaaagatacagaagacctcttggaggctgggcctggcaaccaagaggtcttctgcatctttaaaagttgtgcagggggaagggagaaattcaccttgtgtttttttccctacagagttgcaagaaaacctgcacttggctgaattttctcttctcttaaagttacaaatcattctcaggccctgagcctggcaaccctatccccgaCCCCTTCCTTGCCTACctactcctcccctacccctgcctttcctcctccttccctccccattccctgtgatcaatttcacctatcctaagcattattgcaggggagtagatcccattgaacttgataagcatgcaaatgatcaatccattctcaggaaacttgcacaggatcctgtttcttacttcctggatgaaaaagcagggaaattcactaataggcaaaaaaaagccccccaaattcttccaagctacacaggaagtggattggactatgaaagaccaacccagattgtgtttgcatttttacaaatttgtagggcagtacaatatctcacagaggttaggtttcccctggtgcattcaccatagctgcctaatttccctgctttttaaagtttgatagaaatatctgttggctataggtacattcttaaaccgcaagggctttttgcctattagtgaatagttattctactttaaacagtcatggtttattaaagttattccactttaaacagtgtaGGTTGTCAAAGGTGCTAAGAGTGATTAgaagaccccattcccctcatagtgctacaatccccagagttttctgggaagagggacaggCTATTAAACCAgtatgggaattgtagatctgtgaggggaacagggggtctcctaaccactctcagcatcacaaactacacttcccagaattctttgggagaagccatgacaaatgtatggtgtgaatgtggccttaggcaCAAATAGTTCCAAAAGAGGCCACTGAGAGTACTTGTTATGTGCTCACAAGAGTGTAAAAAAGGGTATTAAAAAGCAGAactgtttaggctgcaatccagtgcctATTTTATTTGAGAGTAGTCCCCACTGAAATTCAGcgtggcttatttctgagtagacatgtttaggatgacgatgattcatttatatcctgcctttttcccagaactgggactcaaggtggcttacaaaaattaaaacaaatgcggttaaaaacagataaataaaacatacagaagttataattaaaatgtaatttaactataaaattaaaaccacttaaaacaattaaacacacacacaaaaatacaaatcAATTAAAACAGCACTCTATTTAATAGCCCATGCAGTCAGTttccaaaagcttgttggaatagtCTTATTGCACTATTTATCAATTTCATTGATACTAAAATATGCTGATTAATCAATGGGGGGAAATATGAATAGGTGAGACCCAAGGACATGTTTTTAATTTCCTGAAGGTACTTTGACCTGGTCATCCCACACTTCACCATGTAGTAAAGGCATAATGTAATACTTTGCCTAGAAGAAATTGCCTTTACCTGCTTCCATAGGTAGTTTTGTGGCAGCCTTTTAAATGCTACTCCATTTACAAAGTACCATTTAGTGGTAATTATTTCTCTTTCATCATAAAACCCaaactttctctctccctccctccccagaaACCAGTCGATTGAGCAAAAATGGGTGACTGGAGCTTCTTAGGAGAATTCCTTGAAGAAGTCCACAAGCATTCCACAGTGGTGGGGAAAGTCTGGTTGACTGTGCTTTTTATCTTCCGGATGCTTGTCCTGGGTACAGCTGCAGAGTCTTCATGGGGAGATGAACAGTCTGACTTCAACTGTGACACTCAGCAACCTGGCTGTGAGAACGTCTGCTATGACAAAGCTTTCCCCATCTCTCACATCAGGTACTGGGTCCTTCAGATTATCTTTGTCTCAACCCCTTCCCTGTTGTACATGGGACATGCAGTGCACACAGTGCGCATGGAGGAAAAGAGGAAACTAAAGGAGGCCAAAGAAGGATCAAGGGCAATTCAAGGCAAGAATGACTCTTTCCACCACCAGGAATGCCAAGCACCTGAGAAGGCGGAGCTGTCCTGCTGGGATGAGCCAAGCGGGAGAATACTTCTTCAAGGCACTTTATTGAACACCTATGTGTGCAGCATTTTAATCCGTACCACCATGGAGGTAGCCTTCATTGTTGGACAGTACATGCTGTATGGAATCTTCCTTGACACACTCTATGTTTGTCAGCGGAAGCCCTGCCCCCACCCAGTCAACTGCTACGTCTCTCGGCCGACAGAGAAGAACATCTTTATCCTTTTCATGCTGGCTGTAGCAGCACTCTCCCTTTTCTTAAGCCTGGCTGAACTGTATCACTTGGGATGGAAAAAAGCCAAGCAGAGGTTCTCCCTTTCTTACAAAAGCAGCCCTAGCCCAGTCACTGGCAAACTGAAGGCAGACTCCCAAGCAAAGATAACGCAAAGCTGCACTCCTCCTCCAGATTTTAATCAGTGTTTGGCCAACCATGGTGAGAAGTATATCAGTCCTTTCAGTAATAAAATGGCCTCTCAGCAGAACACCGCCAACTTTGCAACAGAGAGGGTTCACAACCAGGACAATACAGATGGAGACACTCCATTTATTCAAGTTAATTATACACAGAATCCTGAGACCAACAATAGTTCTGCACCCAGCCTGCTTCCCAATGGCTACTTCCGCGACAAACGCAGGATCAGCAAAACCAGCCACACCAGCAGTAAGGCTCGGTCTGATGACCTGTCAGTGTGAATTGCtttcagttgggggggggggaggaagggaatacTCTCCGTTATGCCAAATACCTGCAGTGTAGATTTTGAAATCCTGCCAGTCTGAGCTCCAGTCAGCCAATTCAAATATTTTTTAAGTGAATGGCCTGACATACTacaaaaaaattatttcaaaGCTTATTTCATTCTTTTATCCTATTACTGTTTGGATAAACTTTGGTTACTAGAGAGTGATTATATAGCATTGTTGTGAAGAGCTTGAGGCTGTTTACTCAAAGTATACATAGCCCTACAGATGTAAACCAGTATAATCATCAtgattttcccaaagaatcctggtactTGTAGTTTTGTGACAGTATAGGGACATCTTTGGTAGAAGTCCCAAGCCCTTTCATATAACTATAAATTCCTGGATTTCTTGACTGGATTTATGGTAGTTTCCATTTGTTGTGGCTTTAATTGCTGTTCTGGACAAACCCTCAAACTAGCAGACCCTAACACTTTGCTATTTAATAAGGAGGTGCCATTGATACATGTGACATCCACAATTTCTCTCCTCTCAAATAAAGTGGAAGCTCTGGCTTGCTGAACTGAACCATTACTTCCCAAATGAGGCTGGCTCTCATTTGCAGCATTGACCTGATGACCGCGGACTTCTGCTACTCCACTTCTCATCTGGCATCATTTCCAGACATTTTGCAAGCACACCATAGGGCAGCTTCCCTTTTCCTGGGAGAGTGAAATATCAAATGTCTTCCTTTTCCTCATCTCTCCACTGGATCCCACCTCCTACGCCAGCTTGCCATACTTACACCAAGTAAATGTGCAATGAATCCTACTTGAATTTTTGATATGTATGTATGTCTGTATATAACTACTTTAGAATTTTAATAGCCTCCTAGAACTAATAGATAAACACTGGCTCAGAAAGACAGTAACTGAAGATACTTATTAGAGTCATTTCAACAGAAATATTTACTCACCGGAAACAATATTTCCCATGGAAAATAATACTTTAATTAGAAACATGAAGCAACCCAGTCCTTTTAGGACCGTCCACAGCAAAGCAACAGGCAAtcattgtctctgcctgagcctgaagCACACTGATATTTTGtagttttttaaattttgtactaTTTTTAATTCATTCTTAGCTTTAAACTTAGTGATGTTGCATATAAAGAACCTATCCACCAGGCAGGAATACACCCAGGATCaaaactggggtggggggtgTAGGATTGTGCATCACCAACAGAGAGGGAATGCGTTGTCATGAAAGAGACAAAAGAGGACatggatttgcataaaatttgtctATGCTttttatatgcatagatgcaaatttagaactaATTACTTtttgatttaaatagaaatatactaCATCTCACCTTCGTGGGGCAGGTGATGACCTTGTGAGCTGTATGCCTACTCAACCTGGTGTTCAAGTGTTAATGGTTAGGGCCAGCTTCAAGGCCTCTGTGGCTCTCCCTTCTTATGCTTCTTTAGCTTTAAACTAGGCCTGGACCAggcacagcccttcaaacagaggactgtcctctggctCTGAGAGACCTTCAAAAAGGACATATGGCCATCTCTGGCTCTGACAGTAGGACATATGGCCACCATAATTTCAGGATCAGTTATAGGGTGTTCTAAATCTCTGAACTCAGTTAGCTGAGCAGGGTGCATGTATCTTCTCatggggcagtattcaactaattcAGCCTGTGAGTGCAAGGATTACcgctagcacaacaggacttcccccctctcctacCCCCATGTGCACcccgcaccctccccaaatctgttccagcaggttggggaaaccccagaacagatttaaggggagcGCAGGgtgaagagaagggggaaaagttccattgcacaggcagaattccttgcgctgatggaactaCTTAGTGTTACGTTGGACGCAACCCAAGGACTATAGCATGATCCACACATACAAAGATTTCACTGCCTCACAAGTTCAGTTCATCTTTGCCCTCACATGACCTCTTAGAGTGAGCATATTGTCTTGTGATGGAGTGTCAAGCATGACAGATGCTGGCTTATTCCTAAAGAGAACTCAGCTCCTCCCACACCACCATCTTACAGTTCAGACTAGGTACCCAAAATACCAAACAACACTAACCTTGTAGGCTGCTCAGATGACACAAGGAGGGATAGATAACTTGGGATCAATTTGTTTATCACAGAACTCAGATAAGGGAATTCATTTTGTCTTCCTATTTTCGGAAAATCTAGTTGCCAGACAGCAATGTGTTCCACCAccctttaaaaaacatgtttttactgTGTTAATGTTGTATCTGATGCTCAAATTATGGGACAGGAAGAAAGGAAGTACCCTCACTGTTTTAAAGGGCTAccttgcaagtgaggatcccATCTCTTGTTTTCCTTGGGGCAGAGAGAATAAGGGTGATGATACAGTCTGTATGTTTGTGTTAAAGGGGTGTGATGAAAGACAAAACTCTGTGTTTGAAGCTTCCTTTCCTTATGTTTCCCAGTTTCTCCATATTTCAAGCAGAAGGGTCGG
It encodes:
- the GJA5 gene encoding gap junction alpha-5 protein isoform X2, translating into MGDWSFLGEFLEEVHKHSTVVGKVWLTVLFIFRMLVLGTAAESSWGDEQSDFNCDTQQPGCENVCYDKAFPISHIRYWVLQIIFVSTPSLLYMGHAVHTVRMEEKRKLKEAKEGSRAIQGKNDSFHHQECQAPEKAELSCWDEPSGRILLQGTLLNTYVCSILIRTTMEVAFIVGQYMLYGIFLDTLYVCQRKPCPHPVNCYVSRPTEKNIFILFMLAVAALSLFLSLAELYHLGWKKAKQRFSLSYKSSPSPVTGKLKADSQAKITQSCTPPPDFNQCLANHGEKYISPFSNKMASQQNTANFATERVHNQDNTDGDTPFIQVNYTQNPETNNSSAPSLLPNGYFRDKRRISKTSHTSMEALAC
- the GJA5 gene encoding gap junction alpha-5 protein isoform X1; amino-acid sequence: MGDWSFLGEFLEEVHKHSTVVGKVWLTVLFIFRMLVLGTAAESSWGDEQSDFNCDTQQPGCENVCYDKAFPISHIRYWVLQIIFVSTPSLLYMGHAVHTVRMEEKRKLKEAKEGSRAIQGKNDSFHHQECQAPEKAELSCWDEPSGRILLQGTLLNTYVCSILIRTTMEVAFIVGQYMLYGIFLDTLYVCQRKPCPHPVNCYVSRPTEKNIFILFMLAVAALSLFLSLAELYHLGWKKAKQRFSLSYKSSPSPVTGKLKADSQAKITQSCTPPPDFNQCLANHGEKYISPFSNKMASQQNTANFATERVHNQDNTDGDTPFIQVNYTQNPETNNSSAPSLLPNGYFRDKRRISKTSHTSSKARSDDLSV